One genomic segment of Sphingorhabdus sp. M41 includes these proteins:
- the infA gene encoding translation initiation factor IF-1, which yields MAKEELLEMKGMVRELLPNAMFRVELENGHEILGHTAGKMRKNRIRVLVGDEVLVELTPYDLTKGRITYRFK from the coding sequence ATGGCAAAAGAAGAACTGCTAGAGATGAAGGGGATGGTTCGCGAACTGCTCCCCAACGCCATGTTCCGGGTCGAACTGGAAAACGGCCATGAAATATTGGGCCACACCGCTGGCAAGATGCGCAAGAATCGTATTCGTGTGCTGGTCGGCGATGAAGTGCTCGTCGAGCTCACCCCTTATGATCTGACCAAGGGTCGTATCACCTATCGTTTCAAGTGA
- a CDS encoding Maf family protein: protein MKLVLASSSPRRLELLGRLGVTPDRIISPDIDETPHKGELPRDYVLRMAQEKAAAVERADDEILIAGDTTVAVGRRILGQAADAVEQRKFLQLVSGRRHHVMSAVCVISADGMARTKLSDSIVKFKRFEAHEIEAYIATGEGQGKAGGYAIQGTAEAFVTWMSGSYSGIMGLPLYETRNLLISAGYPLG, encoded by the coding sequence ATGAAACTGGTCCTTGCCTCATCCAGTCCGCGTCGTCTGGAACTGCTTGGCCGTCTCGGCGTCACGCCGGACCGGATCATCTCTCCCGATATTGACGAGACCCCGCACAAGGGCGAGCTGCCGCGCGACTATGTCTTGCGCATGGCACAGGAAAAGGCGGCGGCTGTCGAGCGGGCCGATGATGAAATTCTTATTGCCGGCGATACCACGGTCGCTGTCGGTCGCCGGATATTGGGGCAGGCTGCCGATGCTGTGGAGCAGCGCAAATTCTTGCAACTGGTCAGCGGGCGGCGGCATCATGTGATGTCGGCGGTCTGCGTGATTTCAGCGGACGGCATGGCGCGCACCAAATTGTCCGACAGCATCGTGAAATTCAAGCGCTTCGAAGCCCATGAAATTGAAGCCTATATTGCCACCGGCGAAGGTCAGGGCAAAGCGGGCGGCTATGCGATACAGGGCACGGCGGAAGCTTTCGTCACCTGGATGTCGGGGAGCTACAGCGGCATCATGGGCCTGCCACTATATGAAACCCGCAATCTGCTGATCAGCGCGGGCTATCCCCTTGGCTGA
- a CDS encoding ribonuclease E/G, translated as MADLANGWLYEAGIGENRALRLENGELLQIRVERAKSGARAGAIIDAKFTRQWVAGKSGIVTLPAGQEALLQPLPKGLTEGSMVRVEIVRAAMTERGGQAKRAKARPAEADSPLSDGPDLLWEINATGLPVKMVHAHDADVFAQHGWHEAVEQAETGRIGFEGGSLLVSLTPAMTLIDVDGPLAPFELAKRAAKEIALALFRFDLSGNIGVDFPTLEAKAERAAVTAIFDEHMAANCERTAINGFGFMQIVSRKLRPSVQEIMQANRSVNAALKLLRQAERDRGTGALRLAVHPAVANKFNAPMLEELAKRTGRSVSVEPQGEIPIDGGSIG; from the coding sequence TTGGCTGATTTGGCCAATGGCTGGCTTTACGAAGCCGGGATCGGTGAAAACCGGGCGTTGCGGCTGGAAAATGGTGAGCTGCTACAGATACGCGTCGAGCGGGCAAAAAGCGGTGCCAGGGCCGGTGCGATCATCGATGCGAAATTCACCCGGCAATGGGTCGCAGGCAAATCAGGGATCGTGACTCTGCCAGCGGGACAAGAGGCCCTGCTGCAGCCGCTTCCCAAAGGTCTGACCGAAGGGTCGATGGTCCGGGTGGAGATTGTCCGGGCCGCGATGACGGAGCGCGGCGGCCAGGCCAAGCGGGCCAAGGCGCGTCCGGCTGAGGCGGACAGCCCCCTGAGCGATGGTCCGGACTTGCTATGGGAAATCAACGCAACCGGGCTGCCGGTTAAAATGGTCCATGCTCATGACGCAGATGTTTTTGCCCAGCACGGCTGGCACGAAGCGGTCGAACAGGCGGAAACGGGACGGATCGGGTTCGAGGGCGGGAGCCTGCTGGTGTCGCTGACCCCGGCGATGACGTTGATCGATGTCGACGGGCCGCTGGCCCCATTTGAACTGGCGAAGCGGGCGGCGAAGGAAATCGCGCTGGCTCTGTTTCGGTTCGACCTGTCCGGCAATATCGGGGTGGATTTTCCCACATTGGAAGCCAAGGCCGAACGCGCTGCCGTCACCGCTATTTTTGATGAACATATGGCCGCCAATTGCGAACGCACGGCAATCAACGGCTTCGGGTTCATGCAGATCGTCAGCCGCAAGCTCCGGCCATCGGTGCAGGAAATCATGCAGGCCAACCGTTCGGTCAATGCGGCGCTGAAACTGCTCCGGCAGGCGGAGCGGGATCGCGGCACGGGCGCGCTTCGGCTAGCGGTACATCCGGCTGTTGCAAACAAGTTCAATGCACCCATGCTGGAAGAGCTGGCAAAGCGGACGGGGCGCTCCGTGTCGGTCGAACCGCAGGGTGAGATTCCGATCGATGGCGGCTCGATAGGATAA